In Chelonia mydas isolate rCheMyd1 chromosome 10, rCheMyd1.pri.v2, whole genome shotgun sequence, a single window of DNA contains:
- the B9D1 gene encoding B9 domain-containing protein 1, giving the protein MAAAAAAPTVFLLMVNGQIESARFPEFDDLYCKYCFVYGPDWAPTTGLEEGISQITSKNRDAQQALVWNFPIDITFKSTNPSGWPQIVVSVYGPDLFGNDVVRGYGAVHVPFIPGSHRRTIPMFVPESTSKLQKITSWLMGRHPEFTDPKVVAQGEGREVTTVRSQGFVTISFNVVTKDMKKLGYDVSSSDMQNPSIVSLTDGIHNH; this is encoded by the exons ATGGCAGCCGCCGCCGCAGCCCCCACCGTCTTCCTGCTCATGGTGAACGGGCAGATCGAAAGCGCCCGG TTCCCCGAGTTCGACGATCTCTACTGCAAGTACTGCTTCGTCTACGGCCCCGACTGGGCCCCCACCACG GGTTTGGAAGAGGGAATATCTCAGATCACCTCTAAAAACAGAGATGCACAGCAAGCCCTTGTGTGGAATTTTCCAATTGACATCACCTTTAAAAGTACCAACCCCTCTGGCT ggcCACAAATAGTGGTAAGTGTCTATGGACCTGATCTTTTTGGAAATGATGTCGTCCGAGGTTATGGAGCTGTTCATGTTCCGTTCATACCTGGAAG TCATAGAAGAACCATTCCTATGTTTGTTCCAGAATCCACGTCTAAGCTGCAAAAAATTACAAG TTGGCTCATGGGAAGACATCCAGAGTTCACTGACCCAAAAGTGGTAGCGCAGGGAGAAGGCCGAGAAG TGACCACGGTGCGATCCCAAGGCTTTGTGACCATTTCCTTCAATGTGGTGACTAAAGACATGAAGAAGTTGGGCTATGACGTAAGCTCGTCTGACATGCAGAACCCTTCAATAGTGTCTCTTACAGATGGGATTCATAACCATTAA